The following proteins come from a genomic window of Thermoleophilia bacterium:
- the purD gene encoding phosphoribosylamine--glycine ligase, whose product MRVLVVGGGGREHALVRAFARSPLATEVFCAPGNAGTGDDATNVNIGAEDLPGLLAFATDNRVDLTVVGPEAPLVAGITNLFREHGLNVFGPTREAAELEGSKAFAKEIMRAGGVPTAHFSRHTSHASARAAIARQDSWPVVVKADGLAAGKGVLICHDRAEAEAAIESCFVERAFGAAGDVVIIEDFLAGTEVSLLILCDGTTALPLAPAQDYKRIFVGDQGPNTGGMGSYCPVPGFEARAVDVAMERIVEPVIAALHKRDIQYRGVLYAGLIVSTEGPQVLEFNCRFGDPETQAVLPRLQSDLLELCAATASGDLAGLATQWHQKDCVTVVMASAGYPATSHKGDVVSGLDGASELPDVHVYHAGTERRGGEVVTAGGRVLAVSALGEDFSQARDRAYEALGHIRFDGQQARPDIADRAVRAQRGEISLFPPSRDG is encoded by the coding sequence ATGCGAGTGCTCGTCGTAGGCGGTGGCGGTAGGGAGCACGCGCTCGTTCGTGCGTTCGCGCGCTCTCCGCTCGCCACCGAAGTGTTCTGCGCTCCCGGCAACGCCGGCACCGGTGACGATGCCACCAATGTCAACATCGGCGCCGAGGACCTGCCGGGCCTCCTTGCCTTCGCCACAGACAATCGCGTGGACCTCACCGTCGTTGGGCCAGAAGCACCACTGGTCGCCGGCATCACTAATCTGTTCCGAGAACACGGCCTGAACGTCTTCGGGCCTACACGCGAGGCGGCCGAACTCGAGGGCAGCAAGGCCTTTGCCAAGGAGATCATGCGAGCGGGAGGAGTTCCCACAGCGCACTTCAGCCGGCACACGTCACACGCCTCCGCACGTGCCGCTATCGCGCGTCAGGACTCATGGCCGGTAGTCGTTAAGGCCGACGGGCTGGCCGCGGGCAAGGGTGTCCTCATTTGCCATGATCGGGCAGAAGCGGAGGCGGCAATCGAGAGCTGCTTCGTGGAACGCGCGTTTGGCGCCGCAGGCGACGTCGTGATCATCGAGGATTTCCTCGCCGGCACCGAGGTTTCCCTGCTCATACTCTGCGACGGCACAACGGCTCTGCCGCTCGCGCCGGCTCAGGACTACAAGCGTATCTTCGTCGGCGACCAAGGCCCGAACACCGGAGGGATGGGCAGCTACTGCCCGGTACCCGGTTTCGAAGCGCGGGCCGTCGACGTCGCCATGGAACGGATCGTCGAACCGGTGATCGCCGCCCTCCACAAGCGCGACATACAGTACCGCGGTGTACTGTACGCGGGTCTCATCGTCAGCACCGAAGGACCCCAGGTTCTCGAGTTCAACTGCCGCTTCGGCGATCCTGAGACGCAGGCTGTTCTGCCGCGTCTGCAGAGCGACCTCCTCGAGCTCTGCGCTGCCACGGCGTCGGGCGACCTCGCCGGACTCGCTACGCAGTGGCACCAGAAGGACTGCGTGACGGTAGTCATGGCCTCCGCCGGGTACCCAGCCACCAGCCACAAGGGCGATGTCGTCAGCGGCCTAGACGGAGCGAGTGAGCTCCCCGACGTACACGTGTATCACGCTGGAACAGAGAGACGTGGCGGAGAAGTCGTAACCGCAGGCGGACGCGTCCTCGCTGTGAGCGCGCTTGGAGAAGACTTCTCGCAAGCAAGAGACCGGGCCTATGAGGCCTTGGGCCATATCCGCTTCGACGGCCAGCAAGCGAGACCAGACATCGCCGATCGCGCCGTCAGAGCGCAGCGCGGCGAGATCAGCCTGTTTCCACCCAGCCGAGATGGGTGA
- the purE gene encoding 5-(carboxyamino)imidazole ribonucleotide mutase has translation MEQTQSAVEQLLHGINLEPVLVGVIMGSESDREVMNAACTELDERKISYEVHVMSAHRDPDKVAQYAKAAQSRGIKVLIAGAGKAAALPGVVASHTNVPVIGVPIKTSDLGGLDSLLSIVQMPSGVPVACVAINGARNAAILAAKILDA, from the coding sequence GTGGAACAAACCCAGTCCGCGGTTGAACAGCTCTTGCACGGCATCAACCTCGAGCCCGTCCTGGTCGGCGTCATCATGGGCAGCGAGAGCGACCGCGAGGTGATGAACGCAGCCTGTACCGAGCTCGATGAGCGCAAGATCAGCTACGAGGTTCACGTCATGTCGGCGCATCGCGACCCCGACAAAGTTGCCCAATATGCCAAGGCAGCGCAGTCGCGCGGGATCAAGGTGCTCATTGCTGGCGCCGGCAAGGCTGCCGCACTTCCGGGCGTCGTGGCCTCACACACCAACGTGCCCGTCATCGGCGTGCCTATCAAGACCAGCGATCTGGGAGGCCTCGACTCACTACTCAGCATCGTTCAGATGCCCTCCGGAGTACCCGTCGCTTGCGTGGCCATCAACGGCGCCCGCAATGCCGCCATTCTCGCCGCCAAGATCCTCGACGCGTAG
- a CDS encoding Rid family detoxifying hydrolase, with the protein MSKHAFASPDAAPAVGPYSPALAAGSLVFISGQISLDPGGAVVGATAADQARRALENLRATLIAAGLDLDAVAKTTVFLKDMGDFAAVNEVYAEFFSQPYPARSAVEVARLPKDLLVEIEAIAVR; encoded by the coding sequence ATGTCCAAGCACGCCTTCGCCTCACCGGATGCGGCGCCAGCCGTCGGCCCTTACTCCCCGGCACTCGCCGCCGGTAGCCTAGTCTTCATTTCGGGACAGATCTCCCTCGATCCCGGCGGTGCCGTCGTCGGCGCGACGGCAGCCGACCAGGCCCGTCGCGCACTGGAGAATCTGCGCGCCACGTTGATCGCAGCTGGGCTAGACCTCGATGCTGTCGCCAAGACGACAGTCTTTCTCAAGGACATGGGCGACTTCGCCGCAGTCAACGAGGTGTATGCCGAGTTCTTCTCACAGCCGTACCCCGCGCGTTCCGCGGTGGAGGTGGCACGACTGCCGAAAGACCTGCTCGTCGAAATCGAAGCAATCGCCGTTCGGTGA